The following proteins are co-located in the Lagenorhynchus albirostris chromosome 2, mLagAlb1.1, whole genome shotgun sequence genome:
- the PTGER3 gene encoding prostaglandin E2 receptor EP3 subtype isoform X4, with protein MKETRGHESSPSCTRLNHSYPSIWAPERSAEARSNLTRPVGPGEDFGSMSVAFPMTMLITGFVGNALAMLLVSQSYRRRESKRKKSFLLCIGWLALTDLVGQLLTSPVVIVLYLSHQRWEQLDPSGRLCTFFGLIMTVFGLSSLFIASAMAVERALATRAPHWYSSHMKTSSTRAVLLGVWLAVLAFALLPVLGVGQYTIQWPGTWCFINTGAGGNGTSPSTNRGNIFFASSFAFLGLSALAVTFACNLATIKALVSRCRAKATASQSSAQWGRITTETAIQLMGIMCVLSVCWSPLLAQRHPRSYFPPPGMEPVPPSLAPWSLNHWTAREIP; from the exons ATGAAGGAGACGCGGGGCCATGAGAGTTCCCCTTCCTGCACGCGCCTCAACCACTCCTACCCCAGCATCTGGGCGCCGGAGCGCTCCGCTGAGGCGCGGAGCAACCTAACGCGTCCCGTGGGGCCCGGCGAGGATTTCGGCTCGATGTCTGTAGCCTTCCCGATGACCATGCTGATCACTGGCTTCGTGGGCAACGCGTTGGCCATGCTGCTCGTGTCTCAGAGTTACCGGCGCCGGGAGAGCAAGCGCAAGAAGTCGTTCCTGCTATGCATCGGCTGGCTGGCGCTCACCGACCTGGTCGGGCAGCTGCTCACCAGCCCGGTGGTCATCGTCCTGTACCTGTCCCACCAGCGCTGGGAGCAGCTCGACCCGTCTGGGAGGCTGTGCACCTTCTTCGGACTCATCATGACCGTCTTTGGGCTCTCTTCGCTCTTCATCGCCAGCGCCATGGCCGTCGAGCGGGCGCTGGCCACCCGGGCGCCGCACTGGTACTCGAGCCACATGAAGACGAGCTCCACCCGCGCCGTGCTGCTCGGCGTGTGGCTGGCGGTGCTCGCCTTCGCCCTACTGCCGGTGCTGGGCGTGGGTCAGTACACCATCCAGTGGCCCGGGACGTGGTGCTTCATTAACACCGGGGCAGGGGGCAATGGGACTAGCCCTTCGACCAACCGGGGCAACATTTTCTTCGCTTCCTCCTTTGCTTTCCTGGGGCTGTCAGCGCTGGCAGTCACCTTCGCCTGCAACTTGGCCACCATTAAGGCCCTAGTGTCCCGCTGCCGGGCCAAGGCCACGGCGTCGCAATCCAGCGCCCAGTGGGGCCGGATCACGACCGAGACGGCTATCCAGCTCATGGGGATCATGTGCGTGCTGTCGGTCTGCTGGTCGCCGTTGCTG GCACAGCGGCACCCAAGATCTTACttccccccaccagggatggaacccgtgcccccttcaTTGGCaccatggagtcttaaccactggactgccagggaaatcccgtag
- the PTGER3 gene encoding prostaglandin E2 receptor EP3 subtype isoform X5: MKETRGHESSPSCTRLNHSYPSIWAPERSAEARSNLTRPVGPGEDFGSMSVAFPMTMLITGFVGNALAMLLVSQSYRRRESKRKKSFLLCIGWLALTDLVGQLLTSPVVIVLYLSHQRWEQLDPSGRLCTFFGLIMTVFGLSSLFIASAMAVERALATRAPHWYSSHMKTSSTRAVLLGVWLAVLAFALLPVLGVGQYTIQWPGTWCFINTGAGGNGTSPSTNRGNIFFASSFAFLGLSALAVTFACNLATIKALVSRCRAKATASQSSAQWGRITTETAIQLMGIMCVLSVCWSPLLEHLVNSTEGPRMEANESY; this comes from the coding sequence ATGAAGGAGACGCGGGGCCATGAGAGTTCCCCTTCCTGCACGCGCCTCAACCACTCCTACCCCAGCATCTGGGCGCCGGAGCGCTCCGCTGAGGCGCGGAGCAACCTAACGCGTCCCGTGGGGCCCGGCGAGGATTTCGGCTCGATGTCTGTAGCCTTCCCGATGACCATGCTGATCACTGGCTTCGTGGGCAACGCGTTGGCCATGCTGCTCGTGTCTCAGAGTTACCGGCGCCGGGAGAGCAAGCGCAAGAAGTCGTTCCTGCTATGCATCGGCTGGCTGGCGCTCACCGACCTGGTCGGGCAGCTGCTCACCAGCCCGGTGGTCATCGTCCTGTACCTGTCCCACCAGCGCTGGGAGCAGCTCGACCCGTCTGGGAGGCTGTGCACCTTCTTCGGACTCATCATGACCGTCTTTGGGCTCTCTTCGCTCTTCATCGCCAGCGCCATGGCCGTCGAGCGGGCGCTGGCCACCCGGGCGCCGCACTGGTACTCGAGCCACATGAAGACGAGCTCCACCCGCGCCGTGCTGCTCGGCGTGTGGCTGGCGGTGCTCGCCTTCGCCCTACTGCCGGTGCTGGGCGTGGGTCAGTACACCATCCAGTGGCCCGGGACGTGGTGCTTCATTAACACCGGGGCAGGGGGCAATGGGACTAGCCCTTCGACCAACCGGGGCAACATTTTCTTCGCTTCCTCCTTTGCTTTCCTGGGGCTGTCAGCGCTGGCAGTCACCTTCGCCTGCAACTTGGCCACCATTAAGGCCCTAGTGTCCCGCTGCCGGGCCAAGGCCACGGCGTCGCAATCCAGCGCCCAGTGGGGCCGGATCACGACCGAGACGGCTATCCAGCTCATGGGGATCATGTGCGTGCTGTCGGTCTGCTGGTCGCCGTTGCTG